One stretch of Filifactor alocis ATCC 35896 DNA includes these proteins:
- a CDS encoding DUF3221 domain-containing protein, whose amino-acid sequence MKRKLAALLGIGLMSVSLVACNSQATENKSTTDPNVTEQNSTDETGNTNEDMAGESLLQWGKIISVDKESGQIVIEDKNMPAEEGNADFNKIVLNTSGDKTAFVNAETGEKVSIDDLKEGDEIYAWVSIAFTASEPPQTFAYVIATNTAVMTPPKYIGVASVEKTDAGLFLTDTMDEKWDLTDVESKNITAYEDGKEIDPTTIKANSTCLIWPANVPVTEGSDTTVLKATRLIVLQ is encoded by the coding sequence ATGAAAAGAAAATTAGCAGCATTGTTAGGAATCGGATTAATGTCAGTCTCTTTAGTAGCATGTAACTCCCAAGCTACCGAAAACAAAAGTACAACTGATCCGAATGTCACAGAACAAAATTCCACAGATGAAACCGGTAACACCAATGAGGACATGGCTGGAGAATCTTTGTTACAGTGGGGTAAAATTATTTCTGTTGACAAAGAGTCCGGTCAAATTGTAATTGAAGATAAAAATATGCCGGCTGAAGAAGGAAATGCCGATTTCAACAAAATCGTTTTGAATACTTCCGGCGACAAAACAGCGTTTGTCAACGCTGAAACAGGCGAAAAAGTATCCATAGATGACTTGAAAGAAGGCGATGAAATCTATGCTTGGGTATCCATTGCATTTACAGCCAGTGAACCTCCTCAAACTTTTGCTTATGTAATTGCTACCAATACCGCTGTGATGACACCACCGAAATATATTGGTGTTGCTTCTGTTGAAAAAACAGATGCGGGTCTGTTCTTAACGGATACCATGGATGAAAAATGGGATTTAACAGATGTTGAATCCAAAAATATCACTGCTTATGAAGACGGAAAAGAAATCGATCCGACTACAATCAAAGCAAACTCCACATGTTTGATATGGCCTGCTAATGTTCCTGTAACAGAAGGCTCTGACACAACTGTGTTAAAAGCAACACGATTAATTGTATTACAGTAA
- the sdaAA gene encoding L-serine ammonia-lyase, iron-sulfur-dependent, subunit alpha, with the protein MLNTEKEIIETCKKKKCHIYDLVLEEELRTSKKTEEEIRMQLNEVFEVMNQSATEHLEKAEKTEFRMIDGFAQKCHTYAKTKEPVVGSFLMDAMAMAFSTSEVNSTMGKIIAAPTAGSSGILPALMVSAKQRYQFDEETIQNGFLTSIGIGQMIGKYATFAGAEGGCQAECGSASAMAAAALVEMLGGTPTQVLNAASITIINVLGLVCDPIAGLVQYPCTFRNASGVMNAMIAADIALAGVTSFVPFEEVVQAMGEVGNSLDESLRETGMGGLAGTKTGVRIRKKFLGK; encoded by the coding sequence TTGTTAAATACAGAAAAAGAGATTATAGAAACTTGTAAGAAGAAAAAATGTCATATCTACGACTTGGTGTTGGAAGAAGAGCTTAGAACTTCCAAAAAAACAGAAGAAGAGATTCGTATGCAGTTGAATGAAGTGTTTGAAGTAATGAATCAATCTGCAACAGAACATTTGGAAAAAGCGGAGAAGACAGAGTTTCGAATGATAGACGGATTTGCTCAGAAATGCCATACTTATGCAAAGACAAAAGAGCCTGTTGTGGGGAGTTTTTTGATGGATGCAATGGCAATGGCATTTTCGACAAGTGAAGTCAATAGTACCATGGGCAAGATTATTGCAGCACCGACGGCAGGTTCTTCCGGAATTTTGCCTGCATTGATGGTATCGGCGAAACAACGCTATCAGTTTGATGAAGAGACCATACAAAACGGATTTTTGACTTCTATCGGAATCGGACAAATGATTGGGAAATATGCAACTTTTGCCGGAGCGGAAGGTGGATGTCAAGCGGAATGCGGTTCCGCATCTGCGATGGCGGCGGCGGCATTGGTAGAAATGCTTGGCGGAACACCGACGCAGGTTTTGAATGCGGCAAGCATTACGATTATCAATGTGCTCGGTTTGGTGTGTGACCCGATTGCCGGGTTGGTACAGTATCCTTGTACGTTCAGGAATGCATCCGGGGTGATGAATGCAATGATTGCGGCAGATATCGCATTGGCGGGAGTCACTTCTTTCGTTCCATTTGAAGAAGTGGTACAAGCGATGGGAGAAGTCGGAAATTCTTTAGATGAATCCTTGAGAGAAACAGGAATGGGAGGTCTTGCAGGCACCAAGACAGGTGTGCGTATCCGTAAAAAATTTTTGGGAAAATAG
- the sdaAB gene encoding L-serine ammonia-lyase, iron-sulfur-dependent subunit beta — MAEYTAFDILGPVMIGPSSSHTAGACRIANIARKICGSDFESVEFFLHGSFAYTYKGHGTDCALIGGMLGYDTDDSRIRTAFEDAEKQNMKYKIHKIDLGEEYHPNTVKILFHFEDREDEYVIGSSIGGGAMVIVNINGIKVEYCGGYPTILLQYNEQKGVIASVSTILLDNNYNIETIMTHKNTLTNVVTLTIEVDSKITDTVKEQIGNTNRFLTQKYVEV, encoded by the coding sequence ATGGCAGAATATACTGCGTTTGATATATTGGGTCCTGTGATGATTGGACCTTCAAGCTCTCATACTGCGGGAGCTTGTCGTATTGCGAATATTGCAAGAAAGATATGCGGTTCAGATTTCGAATCGGTAGAGTTTTTTTTGCATGGTTCTTTTGCATACACTTACAAGGGACATGGAACAGATTGTGCACTTATTGGCGGAATGTTGGGGTATGATACTGATGACAGTCGAATTCGCACTGCGTTCGAGGATGCAGAAAAACAGAATATGAAGTATAAGATTCACAAGATTGATTTGGGAGAAGAGTATCATCCTAATACCGTAAAGATTTTATTTCATTTTGAAGACCGTGAAGATGAGTATGTGATTGGCTCTTCGATTGGTGGTGGTGCAATGGTTATTGTCAATATCAACGGAATCAAGGTAGAGTATTGTGGAGGGTATCCTACCATTTTGCTACAGTATAATGAACAAAAAGGTGTGATTGCATCCGTATCGACGATTCTTTTGGACAATAACTACAATATTGAGACGATTATGACACATAAGAACACCTTGACCAATGTTGTTACTCTGACAATTGAAGTCGATTCTAAAATTACAGATACTGTAAAAGAACAGATTGGAAATACGAATCGATTTTTAACACAGAAGTATGTGGAGGTGTAG
- the ispD gene encoding 2-C-methyl-D-erythritol 4-phosphate cytidylyltransferase, with the protein MIMVSVIVVAAGKGSRMKSSVNKQFLKLKGKAVLQHTIETFLEVEEIDEMVVVLSKEDVALFQSLDFLGKEKVKIALGGQERYFSVRNGLDQVSEDSDVILVHDGARPFVTKEEIKSVISCARQDGACILATKVKDTIKEVECGVVVNTPKRDRLYAVQTPQGFRGDILREVYAMDFCTFGDWIPTDDASLVERQGYPIKITEGSPNNIKITTPIDLLLGELILEQEELL; encoded by the coding sequence ATGATCATGGTCAGTGTCATTGTTGTTGCGGCAGGAAAAGGAAGCCGTATGAAGTCTTCTGTTAATAAACAGTTTCTGAAACTGAAAGGCAAGGCTGTTTTGCAACATACGATAGAGACTTTTCTGGAAGTAGAAGAAATTGATGAAATGGTAGTAGTTCTTTCTAAGGAAGATGTTGCGCTTTTTCAATCATTGGATTTTTTAGGAAAAGAGAAAGTTAAGATTGCATTAGGAGGGCAGGAACGCTATTTTTCCGTTCGCAACGGATTAGATCAAGTGAGCGAAGATTCCGATGTGATTTTGGTGCATGACGGAGCAAGACCTTTTGTTACCAAAGAGGAAATCAAGTCTGTTATTTCTTGTGCAAGACAAGACGGGGCTTGTATTTTGGCAACGAAGGTAAAAGATACCATCAAAGAGGTAGAGTGTGGGGTTGTTGTGAACACACCGAAACGTGACCGTCTCTATGCTGTACAGACACCACAAGGTTTTCGGGGAGACATTTTGAGAGAAGTTTATGCAATGGATTTCTGCACATTCGGTGATTGGATTCCTACAGACGATGCCTCGCTTGTAGAAAGACAGGGATATCCAATCAAAATAACAGAAGGAAGTCCGAATAATATTAAGATTACAACGCCGATTGATTTGTTGTTGGGAGAGTTGATACTGGAACAGGAGGAATTGCTTTGA
- a CDS encoding formate--tetrahydrofolate ligase has product MLKVKTDIEIAQEANMLPISEIAEKYGILENELEYYGRYKSKISFDAIERCETKQDGKLVLVTAISPTPAGEGKSTTSIGLGQALNKIGKNAYIALREPSLGPVFGIKGGAAGGGYAQVVPMEDINLHFTGDMHAITAANNLLSAAIDNHIHHGNSLQIDAREIVWKRVLDMNDRALRNTVVALGGKVCGFPREDSFMITVASEVMAILCLAKDLEDLKERLGNIIVAYNLRGEAVTARDLQVNGAMTVLLKDAIKPNLVQTLENTPVLVHGGPFANIAHGCNSLIATKLALKLGDIVVTEAGFGADLGAEKFLDIKCRVGGLHPDAVVIVATVRALKMHGGVAKNNLSEENIEAVTSGFVNLKRQIENIKKFGVPVMVAINKFISDTDTEIKALLALCQDMGVVCTLNECWEKGGEGGIEMAKALVQLLEQEESAYHPIYEVEDSIEDKINTIVREIYGGTGAVIEPKAQKQIAKIKELGLSHLPICMAKTQYSFTDDPSVMGAPSDFHITIKDVRVCAGAGFIVCQTSNIMVMPGLPKEPAANKIDIDNRGVITGLF; this is encoded by the coding sequence ATGTTGAAAGTAAAAACAGATATTGAAATTGCACAAGAGGCAAATATGCTCCCTATTTCTGAAATTGCAGAGAAATATGGAATTTTGGAAAACGAATTGGAATATTACGGAAGATATAAATCAAAAATCTCTTTTGATGCGATTGAGAGATGTGAAACAAAACAGGATGGTAAGTTGGTTTTGGTTACCGCAATCAGTCCAACTCCGGCAGGAGAGGGAAAATCCACAACTTCTATCGGTTTGGGACAGGCGTTGAACAAAATCGGAAAGAACGCTTATATTGCGTTGAGAGAACCTTCCTTGGGACCGGTGTTTGGAATCAAAGGAGGAGCTGCGGGCGGTGGATATGCTCAAGTAGTACCGATGGAAGATATCAATCTTCATTTTACAGGAGATATGCATGCCATTACAGCGGCAAACAATTTGCTTTCTGCAGCAATCGACAATCACATTCATCACGGGAACTCTCTTCAAATTGACGCAAGAGAAATCGTGTGGAAGAGAGTATTGGATATGAACGATCGTGCACTTCGAAATACAGTTGTTGCATTGGGAGGAAAGGTTTGCGGTTTTCCAAGAGAAGATTCTTTTATGATTACCGTTGCATCTGAAGTGATGGCAATTCTTTGCTTGGCAAAAGACTTGGAAGATTTGAAAGAGCGTTTGGGAAATATTATTGTTGCATACAATTTGCGTGGAGAGGCTGTCACAGCAAGAGATTTGCAAGTCAACGGTGCAATGACGGTTCTGTTAAAAGATGCAATTAAACCGAATTTGGTACAAACTTTGGAAAATACACCTGTATTGGTTCACGGTGGACCTTTTGCAAACATTGCCCATGGTTGTAACTCCTTGATTGCAACAAAATTAGCTTTGAAACTGGGAGATATCGTAGTGACAGAGGCAGGATTCGGCGCAGATTTGGGAGCGGAAAAATTCTTGGATATCAAATGTCGTGTCGGAGGATTACATCCGGATGCAGTTGTGATTGTAGCTACCGTTCGTGCTCTCAAAATGCATGGGGGAGTAGCAAAGAACAATCTGTCTGAAGAAAATATCGAAGCGGTAACATCAGGTTTTGTAAACTTAAAACGACAAATTGAAAACATCAAAAAATTTGGAGTGCCGGTAATGGTAGCTATCAACAAATTTATTTCCGATACAGATACAGAAATTAAAGCTCTGTTGGCATTATGTCAAGACATGGGAGTTGTTTGCACCTTGAATGAATGCTGGGAAAAAGGTGGAGAAGGCGGAATTGAAATGGCAAAAGCGCTGGTACAACTATTAGAACAGGAAGAAAGTGCATATCATCCAATTTATGAAGTAGAAGACAGCATTGAAGATAAAATCAACACGATTGTAAGGGAAATTTACGGTGGAACAGGAGCTGTCATTGAACCGAAAGCACAAAAACAAATTGCAAAAATTAAGGAGCTGGGCTTGTCTCATTTGCCGATATGTATGGCAAAAACACAATACTCATTTACTGATGATCCAAGTGTAATGGGAGCACCAAGCGATTTTCATATTACAATCAAGGATGTCAGAGTGTGTGCGGGAGCAGGGTTTATTGTTTGTCAAACAAGCAATATCATGGTTATGCCGGGCTTACCGAAAGAACCTGCAGCGAACAAAATTGATATTGACAATCGTGGAGTTATCACAGGATTATTTTAG
- the bioA gene encoding adenosylmethionine--8-amino-7-oxononanoate transaminase: protein MKSMVDWQKEDVKYIWHPCSQMKDYEELPPIIIEKGDGVHLYDMDGKEYLDVVSSWWCNLLGHCNTKITEGIKAQLDQLEHVIFANFSHQPAIRLCQRLSKIIPEGLTKFNFSDNGSAAVECSLKMAFQYHYQEGHHRTKFMCLSDGYHGETIGALSVGTLDLYAKIYQPMLMDAIRIDAPDCYRCPYGKCRENCHVECFEKAEQEFEKYGKETCAMIVEPLLQGSAGMRMYPAQYLKKLRALCDEYGVLLIADEIATGFGRTGKMFACDHAGISPDIMCISKGLTGGYMPMAITITTEKIYQAFYSDYNEGKAFMHSHTYSGNPLGCSAAHAVLDVLEEERILERANETAEYLKEQMHQHFGSHKNVGEIRTLGLINAMELVTDKETKEGFDSKERVGYQIYKEALKEGLILRPLGNVLYFNPPLTITKEEIDAAIARTEIAMNKILG from the coding sequence ATGAAATCAATGGTAGATTGGCAAAAAGAAGATGTGAAATATATTTGGCATCCATGTTCACAAATGAAAGATTATGAAGAATTACCGCCGATTATTATCGAAAAAGGGGATGGTGTTCATCTGTATGATATGGATGGAAAAGAGTACTTAGATGTGGTTAGTTCTTGGTGGTGCAATCTTTTGGGGCACTGCAATACAAAGATTACAGAAGGAATCAAGGCACAGTTGGACCAATTGGAGCATGTTATTTTCGCAAATTTTTCTCATCAACCTGCAATTAGATTGTGTCAGAGGTTATCCAAAATCATTCCTGAGGGACTGACAAAATTCAATTTTTCAGACAACGGTTCGGCTGCAGTGGAGTGTTCCTTGAAAATGGCATTTCAATATCATTATCAAGAGGGGCATCACAGAACAAAGTTTATGTGTTTGTCTGACGGATATCATGGTGAAACGATTGGAGCACTTTCGGTTGGAACATTGGATTTGTATGCAAAAATCTATCAACCGATGCTGATGGATGCGATTCGAATCGATGCCCCGGACTGTTATCGTTGTCCTTACGGAAAGTGCAGAGAAAATTGTCATGTAGAGTGTTTTGAAAAGGCGGAACAGGAATTTGAGAAATATGGAAAAGAAACCTGTGCGATGATTGTAGAACCGTTGTTGCAAGGAAGTGCCGGAATGAGAATGTATCCGGCTCAATATTTGAAAAAACTCAGAGCATTATGCGATGAATATGGTGTTCTGTTAATTGCCGATGAAATAGCAACGGGTTTTGGACGAACGGGAAAGATGTTTGCTTGTGATCATGCCGGAATCAGTCCTGATATCATGTGTATTTCCAAAGGATTGACAGGTGGATATATGCCGATGGCAATTACCATTACAACAGAAAAAATCTATCAGGCATTCTACTCTGACTACAATGAGGGCAAAGCATTTATGCACAGTCATACTTATAGCGGAAATCCTCTTGGATGTAGTGCAGCACATGCGGTGCTTGATGTGTTGGAAGAAGAGCGTATTTTGGAGAGAGCAAATGAAACGGCAGAATACTTGAAAGAACAAATGCATCAGCATTTTGGAAGTCATAAAAATGTAGGAGAGATTCGGACATTAGGATTGATCAATGCAATGGAGCTTGTGACAGACAAAGAAACCAAAGAAGGGTTTGATTCCAAAGAGAGAGTAGGGTATCAAATTTATAAAGAAGCTCTAAAAGAAGGATTGATTCTTCGTCCACTTGGAAATGTACTCTATTTTAATCCTCCTCTTACCATTACCAAAGAAGAAATTGATGCAGCGATTGCACGAACGGAAATTGCAATGAACAAAATATTGGGCTAA
- a CDS encoding cyclodeaminase/cyclohydrolase family protein, with product MLFDKTMKEFVEQTASSSPTPGGGSVAAFEAASAAALISMVANLTIGKSGYEEVQEEMKKVIDKTEEYRTKFLDLMHRDASSFDEAMEAFRLPKETEEQKQYRSQKIQEGYQHATVVPFEVGKTVYELFDLAEIVIEKGNQNAVTDGLIAVLQSRTALHSAFYNVKINLSQIKDSDFVESMRKEMATLEQQANRREEEIREKVSFL from the coding sequence ATGTTATTCGACAAAACGATGAAAGAGTTTGTAGAACAAACAGCATCTTCTTCTCCTACTCCCGGAGGTGGTAGCGTTGCAGCTTTTGAAGCTGCAAGCGCTGCTGCCTTAATTAGTATGGTTGCAAATTTGACCATTGGAAAATCCGGGTATGAAGAAGTGCAGGAAGAAATGAAGAAAGTGATTGATAAAACAGAAGAGTATCGAACCAAATTTTTGGACTTGATGCATAGAGATGCAAGTTCTTTTGATGAGGCGATGGAGGCGTTTCGCCTTCCGAAAGAAACAGAAGAACAGAAACAATACCGAAGTCAAAAAATTCAAGAAGGATATCAACATGCGACTGTTGTACCGTTTGAAGTCGGGAAAACAGTATATGAATTGTTTGATTTGGCAGAAATTGTGATTGAAAAAGGAAATCAAAATGCTGTTACAGACGGTTTGATTGCAGTTTTGCAGTCAAGAACAGCACTGCATTCCGCTTTCTATAATGTAAAAATCAACTTGTCTCAAATCAAAGACTCTGATTTTGTGGAATCTATGCGGAAAGAAATGGCTACATTAGAGCAACAAGCCAACAGAAGAGAGGAAGAAATCAGAGAGAAAGTGTCATTTTTGTAA
- the bioD gene encoding dethiobiotin synthase, with the protein MSKGIFVTGTGTDVGKTYVTALLAKKMREYGYDVGYYKAALSGANSIAESDAGYVNSIAQINQEESTLLSYLYHEAVSPHLAAKWENHPVEMEVVKKGYETVCNRYPYVMVEGSGGIICPIRYDKTQKIFLEDIIKMLELPSVIIAHAGLGTINATVLTVEYMRARNIEIKGIILNFYTGSEMEQDNITMIEEMTNIPVLSTLKQGMTDLEISKEQIATLWGNEQ; encoded by the coding sequence ATGAGCAAAGGTATTTTTGTGACAGGAACAGGAACAGATGTTGGTAAGACTTATGTAACGGCATTGCTTGCAAAAAAAATGCGAGAGTATGGTTACGATGTAGGCTATTACAAAGCGGCATTGAGTGGAGCAAACAGTATTGCAGAGAGTGATGCGGGATATGTGAACAGTATTGCACAAATCAATCAAGAGGAGAGCACGCTGTTGTCATATCTTTATCATGAGGCGGTATCACCTCATTTGGCTGCAAAATGGGAAAATCATCCTGTAGAAATGGAAGTTGTTAAAAAAGGATATGAAACCGTTTGTAACAGGTATCCTTATGTCATGGTAGAGGGAAGCGGCGGAATTATCTGTCCGATACGATACGACAAAACACAAAAAATATTTTTGGAAGATATCATCAAAATGTTAGAGTTGCCGTCTGTTATTATAGCGCACGCAGGACTCGGAACCATCAATGCTACCGTACTTACCGTAGAGTATATGAGAGCAAGAAACATAGAGATAAAAGGGATTATCCTAAACTTCTATACAGGAAGTGAAATGGAACAAGATAATATCACAATGATTGAAGAAATGACAAATATTCCGGTACTTTCTACATTGAAGCAAGGAATGACAGATTTGGAGATCAGCAAGGAACAAATTGCAACATTATGGGGGAATGAGCAATGA
- the gltX gene encoding glutamate--tRNA ligase has product MMTRVRFAPSPTGFVHIGSLRTALYNYLYAKKTGGTYVLRVEDTDQSRLVEGAVEGMLKAMKWAGVVNEEGVVLSEEGKVTQAGDCGPYVQSERLDIYKKYIDQLLESGHAYYCFCSKDRLDKVREIQRAENKVPRYDGHCKGLTKEEVQAKIDAGEPYVIRLKLPANKDLHFKDIVRGDVVINTNDMDDQVLMKSDGFPTYHFAVVVDDYLMGITHIIRGEEWLPSTPKHVYLYEAFGWEQPTYVHLPNILNHDHKKLSKRQGDVAVEDFRKKGYLPEALINYIALLGWSPEDNQEVFSMDELEQYFSLERVSKSGGVFDVAKLNWFNNQYIRERDINELVDLSIPFLVEQDLMTEEEANSKKEWLALAMETVRESMDYLAQFPERIKLFISEEVEVWEGEALEFMNLPHMPKLLEVLEQKIGEQEEITPDFVSDMFKEIKKEEGIKGKELFMGTRVILTGQNHGPEIPKVLTLLGKDKLMVRLNQAKEYVLNEE; this is encoded by the coding sequence ATTATGACACGAGTACGATTTGCACCATCTCCTACAGGGTTTGTGCATATAGGAAGTTTGAGAACAGCGTTGTATAATTATTTGTACGCAAAGAAAACAGGCGGTACCTATGTTTTGAGAGTAGAGGATACCGATCAAAGCAGATTGGTGGAAGGCGCTGTAGAAGGAATGCTCAAAGCGATGAAGTGGGCAGGTGTTGTCAATGAAGAAGGAGTTGTTCTTTCAGAAGAAGGTAAAGTAACACAAGCAGGAGATTGCGGACCTTATGTGCAATCGGAACGACTTGATATCTACAAAAAATACATTGACCAACTATTGGAAAGCGGACACGCATACTATTGTTTCTGTTCCAAAGATCGTTTGGATAAAGTAAGAGAAATTCAACGAGCAGAAAACAAAGTGCCGAGATATGACGGACATTGCAAAGGATTGACAAAAGAAGAGGTACAGGCAAAAATCGATGCTGGTGAACCATATGTGATTCGTTTGAAATTGCCGGCAAACAAAGACCTTCATTTCAAAGATATTGTGCGTGGAGATGTGGTAATCAATACGAACGATATGGATGATCAAGTGTTGATGAAGTCAGACGGATTCCCTACTTATCACTTTGCTGTCGTAGTAGACGACTATTTGATGGGAATTACACATATTATTCGTGGAGAAGAATGGTTACCGTCCACGCCGAAACATGTATATTTATATGAAGCGTTCGGATGGGAACAACCGACTTATGTTCATCTTCCTAATATTTTGAATCACGACCATAAAAAGCTGTCTAAACGACAAGGAGATGTTGCAGTAGAAGACTTTAGAAAAAAAGGATATTTACCTGAGGCATTGATCAACTACATTGCATTGTTGGGCTGGTCACCTGAAGATAATCAAGAAGTGTTCTCTATGGATGAATTGGAACAGTATTTCAGTTTGGAGAGAGTTTCAAAAAGCGGTGGAGTTTTCGATGTTGCGAAACTGAACTGGTTCAACAATCAGTACATTCGTGAAAGAGATATCAATGAATTGGTAGACCTTTCCATTCCTTTCTTAGTGGAACAGGATTTAATGACAGAAGAAGAGGCGAACTCTAAAAAAGAATGGTTGGCACTTGCAATGGAAACGGTAAGAGAGTCTATGGACTACTTGGCACAATTCCCTGAAAGAATCAAGCTATTCATTTCTGAAGAAGTTGAAGTTTGGGAAGGCGAGGCATTGGAGTTTATGAACTTACCGCATATGCCGAAATTATTGGAAGTGTTGGAACAAAAAATCGGAGAACAGGAAGAAATTACACCGGATTTTGTATCCGACATGTTCAAAGAAATCAAAAAAGAAGAAGGAATCAAAGGAAAAGAGTTGTTTATGGGAACACGTGTCATCTTGACAGGTCAAAACCACGGCCCTGAAATTCCAAAAGTATTGACATTACTTGGAAAAGATAAATTGATGGTTCGTTTGAATCAAGCAAAAGAGTATGTTTTGAACGAAGAGTAA
- the ispF gene encoding 2-C-methyl-D-erythritol 2,4-cyclodiphosphate synthase, whose product MRIGIGYDIHQLVEGRKLIVGGVEIPHEKGLLGHSDADVLVHAIMDAILGALGEGDIGRHFPDSSQEFKDADSMILLSKVCEYMVQKGYRIGNIDAVIIAQRPKMAPYIDEMKTKIASVLHIQKEKVNIKATTTEKLGPEGREEGMTSQSVVLLEEV is encoded by the coding sequence TTGAGAATAGGGATAGGATACGATATCCATCAGCTTGTTGAGGGAAGAAAGTTGATTGTCGGAGGAGTGGAGATTCCTCATGAGAAAGGGCTGCTTGGACATTCTGATGCTGATGTATTGGTGCATGCAATTATGGATGCGATTTTGGGAGCATTGGGAGAAGGGGATATCGGACGACATTTTCCGGATTCTTCGCAGGAGTTTAAGGATGCGGACAGTATGATATTGTTGTCAAAGGTATGTGAATATATGGTACAAAAAGGATATCGAATCGGAAATATAGATGCGGTTATCATTGCACAAAGACCGAAGATGGCACCGTATATTGATGAAATGAAAACAAAAATTGCCTCTGTTTTACATATACAGAAGGAGAAAGTGAATATTAAGGCGACTACAACGGAAAAACTGGGACCCGAAGGCAGAGAGGAAGGAATGACTTCTCAGTCGGTTGTTCTTTTAGAAGAAGTGTGA
- a CDS encoding biotin transporter BioY, with protein sequence MEQLNRQTAVRDMTLCAMFTALIIVGAFIRIPIPYVPFTLQLLFTMLAGLLLGKKLGTMSVLLYIILGLIGVPVFTEGGGLMYIFKPSFGYIIGFAVGAYLTGKIAHEVKNPSFGRLLWANIAGLMAVYGFGMVHCFVIMNYYSGAGMTLWNLILYCFLLIVPGDLFLCVVAAILMKRLLPVLHQYR encoded by the coding sequence ATGGAACAATTAAACAGACAAACCGCAGTAAGGGATATGACTCTTTGTGCAATGTTCACGGCATTGATTATTGTAGGAGCGTTCATTCGCATTCCGATTCCGTATGTACCGTTTACGTTACAATTGTTATTTACCATGCTGGCAGGGCTTTTGTTAGGGAAGAAATTAGGTACAATGAGCGTACTTCTTTACATAATCCTTGGATTGATAGGAGTGCCTGTATTTACAGAAGGTGGAGGTTTGATGTATATTTTCAAACCGAGTTTCGGATATATCATCGGCTTTGCAGTGGGAGCTTATTTGACGGGAAAAATTGCACATGAAGTCAAAAATCCTTCTTTTGGAAGATTGCTATGGGCAAATATTGCAGGATTGATGGCAGTATATGGATTTGGAATGGTGCATTGTTTTGTCATTATGAACTATTATTCGGGTGCAGGAATGACACTTTGGAATCTGATTTTGTACTGTTTTCTGTTGATTGTACCCGGAGATTTGTTCTTATGTGTTGTTGCGGCAATTTTGATGAAACGCTTGTTGCCTGTTCTTCATCAATATCGATAA